TGATGGAAAAGAACCAAAAATCTGCAAACAGTTTTACATGAAACAACAATTCCAGATCTGCACTGTAGCTGAAGGGTTTCCAAAACATGATAAAATGAGCCTCCAGCTTAATTTCTACCTCTATGCCGATTTTAAATGTAAATGTTTCGGATCCGATCCAGTAATCAATGGTGGTATTTTCCGACAGATCCATACTGTAATACAGTTTCCCGATAAGGCCCATCATAATGGACTGAGGAGTAATTGTAAAATACATGCCCATACTGGCGGATAAATTTCCTCTCCGCAACGAAAAACCTAGTCTGTTAAGCTCAGCCGCTTCAGGATAGTGTTTCGGAACCTTAAAGTTGGGATGGTAGCCGCCTATCGTAAAAAGAAAATCTCCGCGGCTGTTTCCTGAAAACCATAGGGCGAATACAAAACTTCCCTGAAGCTGAACTTCAGGAAACAGCAGATAACTTTCATCCGCAAGCTCTCCCCGTGCGATGACGGCTCCGGAATTGAAATCAGCCTGCAGGGAAAAAGCAAATTTTATTCTGTAGACATCAGGAAGCTCCATAGTGCTTAATCCTAACATGTTAAATACCAGTCCGTTTTCAATATCCAATGCAACGAGCGCGATGGTATCAATGATTTTGAAAGACTGAAACCTCAACCCGATGATGATCATGTACGAGCCTTCTTTGGCAGGAATGTATTTATTGAGTTTTGAAAAAACATCTTTTAAACTTTCATCAGGCCTCAGCCCGTTGTTCAACACGATCCGGATGAGCGGAAAGTTCCCAACTTCTTTTACCGGAGGCAGAATGAAAGTCCTGTTCAGCCCAAAACCTATGGCCATTCCTTTGATTTCAAAAGCCGGATGCAGCGGAATTGTAATTCCCAGGTAGCCGAATGCAAAGAGCGACGAATAACTGTTCTCTTTTACATAAGATGCCAGGGCGATGATCTCTATTTTTTTTAATTTGATCGTTACAAGACCGTTATATTCTTCGCGGCTGCCGGAAATATCTCTGTAAAACCCTCCATACAGGGAAAAAGCCGGAGAATTGTATTGTAACGAAAGACCCTGTATGGAAAAACCGATCCCTTTCAACAGTTCACCGGCTAATTTTTCTTTATCCCAGCCTTCACCCTTTCTAAAGGCTTTCAGGGTATTCAGGGAATGATTAATATCCAGTGCGATGTGTAAGCCGATGACCTCAAACGAAAATTTGGAAATGGTTAGTTTTGCTGAAAGCAGGATGTATATGAGCTTTTTCCCGTCTTTAAAGTCTGCCCCTACTGAAATTTCACGTATTGAAAAAGATGATTTTGTCTCATCTGCCGACGGAGGGTTTACTGCCTGCTGATTGCCGTCCTGTGTTTTTTGATTTTCCAATATCAGTAAATCATCAGGAAAAGAAATCAGAGTATTCCCGCTTCCCATACTGTATGTGATAAAAACATTTTCTCCTTCCTTTAATTCGATGGAGTTTTGGTTTGCCCGGAATTGTCCTGAATAAGGTAATGAAAGTCCTGAAAAATCCCCGGCAGATAGCGGCAATCCCTCCTTTTTCCTGCTTACATAGACAAATCCTGTTTTACTGACTGCATATTGCCGTGGAATGTATTCGCCAACCAAAGGTAAACCGGCAAAACTAAATGAATTATTCAGCCATAAGCTGAACAGGGTGAATTTTTCAGTTCTGACAATGCTGATATCAGCTGCTCCGCCCCCAAAAGAAGCGGATATGGAAAACAGCGTTTTTTTACCTTCCGGCATGATAAGGCTAAACTCCACATTGTCCGGCAAAATATTTTCAACCAAAGAGAAAACAGCAGCATCTCCAATGATTTCCCTGATGACCGGTTTAACTTCACTGGCTTCTACTGTCAGGATGGTCTTTTTCTGATCTGCAATACCGGTGAATGTAAAGTTTCTCTGACAGATTTCCACATCAAGGGATAAGGATAAGTAAACCGCTCCACGTTCCATATTTATTTTGCCTTTATAATGTAGGTTACCGCATGATACGGAGGCCTGTTTTCATGTGGTTTTCCACCGCCCTCAGACTGCACGGGAGAATTAGAGATTGTCATAAAATATTTCTCTGAGCCGTTATTCCTGTCACTCCCATAGATGCCCCCGATTAAGGATTCCGACCTTGCCCAGCCCATGCCTTTGTCGCTAAATGGTGAATCGTAGCTTTTGACGGCTTTTAGCTGGTGATTATGGGCGGGCATCTGGTCTTTGCCTAAAACCACTTCATCTGCACCGCCTGTCTCACCAAGACTGTATCTGCCTCCTGCACCTGGTAAAAAACGGTTCCTTAAATCCGGAACTTTTTTATTCATATAGGGAAGCAGGTTGTATAATTCAGGGTAAAGTGCTGCATTGATGCTGCTGCCATCACAAAGCAGCCAGCCTTCCGGTATTTTGCTGCTGTAGAAAGCGATAATGCTTCCAACAGGCAGTTCAGGAATCTTAGGAGCCGGAGGGGCTTTTAAATTCAGGCGGAACGGGATAACACCATCGTTATAGTTCTGTACGTTTTCAAACTTAATGAAGAACGGATATTTTCCGGCCGGGAATGATGGTGTTAATTCATTAAATTTCAGCCCTGAAATGCATAATCTGATGATCCCGTCAGGTTTGATCATACTTTTTCCGGTGGCTGAAACAGCTACTTCCTTTGCAGCGGTTTTGTACTGGTAGGCAAATTCAGCCGCCGGCACAAAAATTTTTCTGGATTCATCGAATTTCTGAATGTCAATCTTTATTTTGTCCGAAGAATTCTCTTTAATAAGCTGATTCCAGAAACGGGAATTAAGCTTTAACCTGGATTGGCTGTTCAGCGAAGGGTCATTACTGAAGATAATATCGTTATCTGACGTGTTGATTATATTAATCATGAAAGAATTCGTGTTTTCTGCACCACAGATCATGCCCTGTTCTTCCAGCACCATGATCTCAAACGGAACTGATGATTTCCGGGACAAGTCTGTTGCTGGGATCAGATGATCAACAGTCAGATAATCACAAACCTCAACCGGGTTATTATTTTCAAAGATGGTAACGCCTGATATTTCACACTGGACAAATACCTGAGCCGTGTTGGTTACATTGGTTATTCTAAGGTCAGGCAGCCTGTACTCCAGCTGCCCGTCCGTCATATTCAGCAGTATGTGGATTTCCTCATGGTCTTCCTTTATATTCCAGCTTTCAGAAAAGGGATCAGCCTTATTTAAAAATCCTTTTTTAAACTTTAATGTAATTTTGGAATCTGCATTTCGTTTTGTAAAAGAATAATGGTCGAGGGACAGCCTTAAAACATACCTTTCCCCGTTTCTGTCTATGATATGAATGCCCTTGTATTCCTTATCTTTGTGAAGGGTAAAAATATCAAATCCGATTTTGGCCCTATACGAATACTTTGAAGAAATATTAATTCCTCTTTCAATATAAGGGTTAATTTCTTCCGCATTCATCCCCTCAAAAATATAAAGGTCCGAAATACCCAATTCACCATTATTTTTCTCTTCCCCAAAGGTCAGCGATTGTACTTTAGCCAGTTGAATCGGGGTGTTCAGTTTTTCAGAAAGAAGAAAGCTGTGCTTCCCGCTGGAATCCGTCCCGGGGTCATGAGAATTAAGTATGGCGTGTGTATGAATTACGCTTAATTCGATCTTCCCGGAAGGGCTGATTTCAAGATTGAAATTGTACCAGGAGTCATAACCGGTTTCTATTTCCGTATCCAGAAAGACCGGGCCGGAAACAGCTGAATTGCTTTCCTGTATCGTATATTCCACCCCTATTTTTGCCATTGAACCCTGCTCCGCAGCTTTGAGATGGTACTTTATGACATATTCATCTGCCTGAAATCCGAATAAAATAAATCCGTCCTTGCTTTTATATTTAATAAGATTTGTATTCAGGAAGAAATTGAACGTAAAATTTTTATTCCTGAAAATGAGGTCATTTTCACCTGTTTCCACATTCATCGTGGCAGTATCCTTTATCCTTAAAAATGAACCTTTGAAACGGTCAAAATTAATTAAAGGCAGAACAGGATGACTGATCTTAAGCCTGATATTGCAATTGTTCTTATGATCTGTCCAAGTATTAATGATCTGATCAGAATGGTCAGACTGATCTAATGAGCAGTAAAAAATTTCTTTATTCATGGTTAATTATTAGTAGATTTGATCGATAGCCATCCTTCTCTCATTTCAACTTCAGGTACTTCTGTGGTATAGGTGCTAAAGTCGTTTATAAATGATATTGCATGCTTGTTTTCAACAATGAACTTAAACGTATTATAATGAATATGAAACTTTTGCATAAAATTGCTGTCTTTTGAACCCATAATTTCGTGAAGCTTTGTTCGGACTGACTCTGATCTGATAAGATTTTGATCAGCATTAAAAACCAGGTTTTCAACCCTTTCAAAAAAATCAAGTAAAATCTCCGTCGTTTCTTTACCCTCTGCTGTCATTTCCTTTCTCACAGATTGCAGGTGTCTGATGGTAATGTCCTTAACAGAACCGGCTTCGAAAGCTTTTGAGAAAGTTTCAATTTTGAGCAATTGCCCCCTGCATACCTCATCCGCGTTTGGCAATCTGCCTGTCTGTTCAAGGTTTTCCACGGAAAAGGCATCATTCAGGTAATGCAGATGGTTATATACGGTCTCGAATTCGGAATATTTTTTTTCATTGAGAAAATAGATGTACTCCCCTGTAAAAAAGTCGTCGGTTTCCAGCAGCTCAGATTGCAGATATTCATCAGCACAGAGCGATAAATTTAAATAAGTGAGAAGCTCATCCTCCACATTTACAAGCTTTACATTCTGAATTTTAACTTCTTTCCGTTCTTCGGGATTAACAGGAACCAGATTATTCAACAGAAGGCTATTTTCAGAATCCTGCTGAGCCATGAAATATTTTCCGGTGACAACAACGTATCGGGCATCCTCAAAAATAGGGGTATTGTAGATAAATCCCTGTTCGATAAGCTCTTTTTTAAATCCTGAAATTTTAGATCCTTTGATCCTGCAGATGGGATATTCCGCTCCGAAATTTACATGGAATTTTTGCCAGCGCTTCTCATAGGATTTTAACTCTACATATTCATAAATCATCTTATCGAAAGGATGCTGCAGGTGAACTGTTTCCGGCAGCAGATAGGTTTCCGGATTATTTTTAAGGGAGGGTTTAACATCGGTGATTATTTTTCTTTGTAATAGAAAACTTTTTAAATGATCCGTGGATTCGAAAAAAAACTTAATATTACATTTTTTAAGATCGATGGATTTTGCCTGTGTCAACCTTAATTTGCTGAGAGGGTTTTTTGCGCTGACCGGCTCTTTAGCCTTCTTTTTTTTAAGCTCTATCCAGCTCCACTGATAGCGGCTGTCTTTCAAGAGGGTTATTTCAAAATGATTTACCGGGGTTACAACAGGTCCCGTGTACAGGGTGAGTGCGATCCGCTTCAAAGATTCCTTAATTTCTTTGTACGGGATTTCAAACTTTCTGACCGGCAGGATACCGGATTTAATGAAAAGGTCACCTTCAGGATGCATAAGCATCAAATAGGATTTTGATCTTAACCCGTGCGAAACCGACAAAAAACTATTGCGGTCTTCATGTTTTAATTTTAATCCTTCAGAAAGGGTTACCTCAGATTTCTTTAAATCGTTGGACTTTAACCTGAATGAAGATTCGTAAGGCATAAGAACACCGTTCTCCAGCAGTTTTTTCCAGACTATATTCCCTTCAGTGATGTAATATTTCAGAAATTCATTTTTACTTATAAAAGGTTTATTATGGTCTGAAGCAAGCTTTTCTAGAAATTCGTCCAACATTACAGAAGCTGCATTTACCCTGTAGGTACAGTCTGTCCCGGCAATCAGCTCGTCAATTTTTTTAAGGTTCCTGATTACTGCTTTTTCGGAATAATTAAAATACAGGTTGTCGGAAAGAACAGCGTCTTCACGGTCTTCCGTAGTATCACAATACCAGTAGGCTACACAGCCGTCATTATACTGGCTGTGGTCCCCGACGCTTATCGGGATCCTGACTTCCGAATGTTTAAGATCGTTTCTCTGTCCGCCGCTGTCTGCAAATTTCTTCTGGCTTTCTTTGCTTAAGTCATGAAATACCCTTCCCTTTATAAGGATCTCAACATGAATCATGGTGATTGCCAGCGGCATTGCAGATATGCTTTCCGCCAAAGATGCATTACGGGTGGTCTCCGGCTCAATGTGGTCCAATGTCAGAATAACCTGACGGATGATATCTTCTACCGCTTTTGGGCTGTTGTTCAATTTTGAATACAGCCAGCTCAAGGTTTTCCTCAGGTATATGTTTTCATCTAAAAAATCAAAGTCTTCATCAAAGACGCTGCTGGCCACATGGTATTCAAACGGAGAAAATTCCCATTTTCCTTTATTGTTAAAAGCCCCCAAATAACTTCCCCTGTAGTTGAAAAACTCCAATCTGTTGCTGATTTTATTAATAACCAGCCAGCCTAAGACCGGTGAATCTGTTTTCGGGAGTTTTTCCCATTTACCGGAAATGGCTGCAGGCTGTGCCCATCTGGGCGGTAAGGAAATCCAGTTTTTTTTATCCTGAATTTGCTGGTGGTATCCCGTAGATATCTTATCAATACGGATAATTTTGTCCCTTCCGAAAGTATCGATGAGCCGTAATCGGTCTATTTTAAAAGCACCGTTTCTGAAGGGATTGAACTGGGCGCCTGAATTGGGCGTCAACAGGTTTAATTTCCCCTCATACCTTTTAATCAGCCGTGAAATGGCAGATGCAAGTTCCTTATGGTCTGAAAATCCGTTAGGAATAAGCGGCATGATATTAAGTGCACTTGTTCTTTGGGTGAAGATATAATTAAAGTCACTCAGCGTGATCTCCAATAAGCTGATCCCGTTAAGGTCAGCTTTTATTTTCTCAATATATTCTTTGTTTCCTGAAGCTGATTTTCTGCTGTTTACGGTCTCATTTGTGTTGCCTGTAATCTGGACTTTTGCAATATCCTGGCTCTTTAAAAATGCATTCAGTTTGTTTTCAATGAATCCTTTAACCGTGTCATTGACAAAGGAAGAGCCATAGTACAGGTTCGGGTTTCTGGAATAGGTTAAATTCTGCAGGCGGTCATTTTTTACCAGATCTGCATTCTGGTCATCCAGCATATAGCTGGACGTTAAAAAATCAGGAAGGAAATCAGGGGATGCTTCTGTATTTTTATTTGACAGAAAGAAAGCTTCCCAATCTATTTTATAGGTATTCCAGGAATTTAAGGTACTTTGTTTTTCAAACGGATTTTTAACCGAACGGTATTCGCAGTTGAAAAGGCCATGTTCCACATAAACCTCTTTCTGCGCTTCTTTATAAGAATTCCTCAGGTAATCTATGGAACTGCCCGATGATCTTCTGTTATTATTATTTTCGTAAACAATAACGGAAGGAGCAATCGGTTCGTGATAATGCAGATTATCTTTCAATTCTAAAACAAATTCTTTTTGCAATGAACCGGAAATACTCTTTTTCAGATTTTCAACGCTCCGCTCTAAGATCTTAATTTTACTTTCTGTCTTTGTGATAAAAGGCAATAGCTTTCTCTCAATGATGAGCCTGATGTCTGCACTTGAAACATCTTCTTTTTTATAAACAAGCAGGCTCATAAGATAGGTATGCCAATCTATATAGATACATTCCAGGTCATGGTATAGAATATTTTTTTCGGAATCAAGCTGATCCTGATCGACATTCAGTAATTTCAGTTTTTTTTCAACAGATTGGGATACGGCAGGCTTTTCAGGCTGGCTTTTGTGAGGGTCTGCTGCAACAATTTCCCATCTGCCGGTTGCCCGTATTGACCTGAATTGGTTTTCATGTCTCAGATGGCGTAAGCGGCTCACCCAGTCCAGGTTTTTATCATTGAGTTCACCCCAGTTTAATATGGCTTCGAGCCGTTCTTCCTGAACGAGTTTTTCAACGTTGCCATAGTCTTTCAGAAGAACTGCCGTTAATGCTTCCGGGAGCGTATTGGCAATTGAAACATTAAGAGACTCAGATTTTTCTTCTCTCAGGCTGTTTTCACTGGGTTTATACTCCCATGTGCCGCAGCAGATGGTTTCGATGTCTTTCTCCTGCCTGTACCGGGCATCGAATCCTTTTATTTCACATTCCCGGATACTGACCGTGGATTCCGAAAGATGGACCGCATATTTTTCCGCATGGAAAAAACCGGTATCCATCAGATACCGGAAGGCATGGTCCGTATCGAAAATGAGGGCTTTATCTATTTCGCGGAGGATTTCAAGAGGATCAAAAGTATTTGGAAATTCCTGACTGGTCACAGCCTGCCCGGAAATCTGCCCTTTTCTGAAGAGGTCATCCCGATGCATCTGATCCAAATCCAAACCTTTTGCCCTTTCCTTTAATTTTTTCCGGTTGATCTCCATTAACTTTTTGAAATAGTTATGGTCCTTTTTGTTCCTGCTGTAAAAACCTGTAATGGAATACCTAGCATCCGCCGTTTCATCAAAATTCAGGTCATGGAAGCCAAAGATACTTCTGCAGTTGCCGTAATGCATATCAAATGAAAGGCTACCCCAGCCTAATGCCGTAAGATGGTCAAGATAATTTCCCTGATCCTGCTTTTCTTTTGTCCCGGGATATTTTCTGCCTACATAATCAAATGTAAAACCCTCTTTAAGATTCGAAGCAGCAGGTTCATTTACATTGGGATTGGGATAGGTACAGATTCCGGTACCCGGCAATGCGGGATCATTGATGTCCCAGATATAATCGCTTTCTATGATCCATTCTTCCTTTTTATTTCGCTGCTCCTTAACAATGAGCCATCTGTTGGGTACTTCCGGCAATTGTCCGTTTTCATCAAATGTTTTCAGAAGGGAAGGAAGATTCCAGTGCAGATGCAGTCCTTTGTCCAGCAGGATCATATTGTCATTTGAAAAAGGCCGTGGAATAACCGATTGAGTAACAAACGGCGCAAGCGCATTGATAAAAGCCTCTTTCTCTTTATTGAACCAGGGGATGTTTTCAAATACAATGTCCTGACCGATTACCTGGGTAGGTTCAGTAAGCAAAAGAGATCGGATATTCAAAGGAAGTTTAAATAGCATTTTTAGCAATGATATTAATAAAAGATAGCAGATAGAATGAATCTATCTGCCTGTATAAGTGTAAGGAACTGAATGATGATTGATCTTCAGGTCTATTGTTTTTCAGGATCAGGATTAGGATTAGGATCAGTTGCCACTACTTTCTCTTTCTTAGGGTCAGTTGCTGCTACTTCTTCTTTCTTAAGATCAGCTGCAACTACTTCCTCTTTCTCAGGGTCAGTTGCCACTACTTCCTTTTTCTCATTCTCCAGCCATTTTCTAAAATCAGAGCCGGTTACTTTTGAATCTTTTCCGTATTTCAGATATCCTATTGCAAGCTTCTTAAGTGTAATGTCAAAAGGGACCTCTTCTCCGATTTTAGCATTTTTTAATTTTTCTGCATCTGCCTCAATGTCAATAAAAGCTCTGATGTAACTATTGTTTTCACCATCTGCGGTAAGTGTATTTCCTTTGTACTCCAACCCTATTTTTGCCGTTGTGTCAGGAGAAATAAATTTTTTAAAGAAATCACTCTTTTCCAATAAGCCTTGGGAGCTTGTATCGAATTTAATTTTATTAACTTTAATTCCAGCACCTAAGGTTCTGAGCGCATATAATTTCTCATCTGTATT
The sequence above is a segment of the Chryseobacterium sp. JJR-5R genome. Coding sequences within it:
- a CDS encoding DUF6603 domain-containing protein, with product MERGAVYLSLSLDVEICQRNFTFTGIADQKKTILTVEASEVKPVIREIIGDAAVFSLVENILPDNVEFSLIMPEGKKTLFSISASFGGGAADISIVRTEKFTLFSLWLNNSFSFAGLPLVGEYIPRQYAVSKTGFVYVSRKKEGLPLSAGDFSGLSLPYSGQFRANQNSIELKEGENVFITYSMGSGNTLISFPDDLLILENQKTQDGNQQAVNPPSADETKSSFSIREISVGADFKDGKKLIYILLSAKLTISKFSFEVIGLHIALDINHSLNTLKAFRKGEGWDKEKLAGELLKGIGFSIQGLSLQYNSPAFSLYGGFYRDISGSREEYNGLVTIKLKKIEIIALASYVKENSYSSLFAFGYLGITIPLHPAFEIKGMAIGFGLNRTFILPPVKEVGNFPLIRIVLNNGLRPDESLKDVFSKLNKYIPAKEGSYMIIIGLRFQSFKIIDTIALVALDIENGLVFNMLGLSTMELPDVYRIKFAFSLQADFNSGAVIARGELADESYLLFPEVQLQGSFVFALWFSGNSRGDFLFTIGGYHPNFKVPKHYPEAAELNRLGFSLRRGNLSASMGMYFTITPQSIMMGLIGKLYYSMDLSENTTIDYWIGSETFTFKIGIEVEIKLEAHFIMFWKPFSYSADLELLFHVKLFADFWFFSININVSLHAKLSIWGPDLAGLASLDVAGYYFTVRFGEAGSRSRQLTKDEFRKEFIPQDHLKLSITEGKISKEGKNTGQEYNEEIPIVNPVGFVFEFSSQVPVSDIKLSGGSHIATHELFGINCEGYDETPFLHSIQVEITNGDCLHQEWQIEPIYQNIPKALWSREKLTQSSVLAGDGLIKNLTTGARIRFPEPAKEGRMGGEKAAIFDETDYRYLQTGKKEERIPKNNDKKENILTIDLQSELNDFDFILPHEEIDYTDLLNDVEAYSYHKDFTIFNYSIT
- a CDS encoding phage tail protein, whose protein sequence is MNKEIFYCSLDQSDHSDQIINTWTDHKNNCNIRLKISHPVLPLINFDRFKGSFLRIKDTATMNVETGENDLIFRNKNFTFNFFLNTNLIKYKSKDGFILFGFQADEYVIKYHLKAAEQGSMAKIGVEYTIQESNSAVSGPVFLDTEIETGYDSWYNFNLEISPSGKIELSVIHTHAILNSHDPGTDSSGKHSFLLSEKLNTPIQLAKVQSLTFGEEKNNGELGISDLYIFEGMNAEEINPYIERGINISSKYSYRAKIGFDIFTLHKDKEYKGIHIIDRNGERYVLRLSLDHYSFTKRNADSKITLKFKKGFLNKADPFSESWNIKEDHEEIHILLNMTDGQLEYRLPDLRITNVTNTAQVFVQCEISGVTIFENNNPVEVCDYLTVDHLIPATDLSRKSSVPFEIMVLEEQGMICGAENTNSFMINIINTSDNDIIFSNDPSLNSQSRLKLNSRFWNQLIKENSSDKIKIDIQKFDESRKIFVPAAEFAYQYKTAAKEVAVSATGKSMIKPDGIIRLCISGLKFNELTPSFPAGKYPFFIKFENVQNYNDGVIPFRLNLKAPPAPKIPELPVGSIIAFYSSKIPEGWLLCDGSSINAALYPELYNLLPYMNKKVPDLRNRFLPGAGGRYSLGETGGADEVVLGKDQMPAHNHQLKAVKSYDSPFSDKGMGWARSESLIGGIYGSDRNNGSEKYFMTISNSPVQSEGGGKPHENRPPYHAVTYIIKAK